The following proteins are co-located in the Silene latifolia isolate original U9 population chromosome 1, ASM4854445v1, whole genome shotgun sequence genome:
- the LOC141605692 gene encoding structural maintenance of chromosomes protein 2-1-like, whose protein sequence is MHIKEVCLEGFKSYATRTVVSGFDPLFNAITGLNGSGKSNILDSICFVLGITNLQQVRASNLQELVYKQGQAGITKATVSIIFDNSDRSRSPLGYEDCTEITVTRQIVVGGRNKYIINGHLAQPSRVQNLFHSVQLNVNNPHFLIMQGRITKVLNMKPPEILSMLEEAAGTRMYETKKEAALKTLEKKQSKVDEIDKLLDHEILPALEKLRKERMQYKQWANGNAELDKLKRFCIAFEYVHAERIKDSAVHEVEQVKVKIIEVDTDVHRMKSELQEMDVKVSELTAAKEASMGGEITILQQKVDALAQDLVKETSILKNKEDTISTERKNADKITKNIEELKQSVEERAAAVKMAEDGAADLRKRAQELSKDLDDSEKEYQGVLAGKSSQNEEKCMEDQLVDAKAAVGNAEIELKQLKTQISHDEKELKEKNAQFLSKRDEATAVEKELTTRKREVENVTKALESLPYKEDQNQLIDSLHKEREAELNEVQRLKDKIRGLHAQLANIEFTYRDPSRNFDRSKVKGVIAKLIKIKDGSTMTALEVVAGGKLFNVVVDTETTGKQLLQNGDLRRRVTIIPLNKIQAHVIPPNKQQAATNLVGKENAKLALSLVEYDDDLKSAMEYVFGSTFVCKTREAAVKVAFNKEGNIDIREPCVTLEGDIFQPSGLLTGGSRRGGGELLGRLCVLAETESDLNAHQNRLSKIEAEINQLLPLQKKFTDLNNQLKLKEYELELFKGRAEQNEHHKLGELLKKIEQNLSDAKSSLKKKEEVYQNCVKKVTSLEKSIKEYDSSREARLKELDKRIKGLKAQMKSISKDLKEHENQREKLIMEVEAVTEERASLESQLDSLQTQIQSWVSEVDEQKAKVASMKENHDQTRSDLNSARLKMKECDSQISHILKEQQQLQSKISEANLERKKMENEVRRMEEEQKDCSLKVDRLIEKHAWIASEKQLFGKSGSDYDFSSRDPHKARNELEILQTEQSSLEKRVNKKVMAMFEKAEDEYNDLLSKKKIVENDKAKIKKVIDELDEKKKETLKITWVKVNSDFGSIFSTLLPGTTAKLEPPEGGTFLDGLEVRVAFGGVWKQSLSELSGGQRSLLALSLILALLLFKPAPLYILDEVDAALDLSHTQNIGRMIKTHFPQSQFIVVSLKEGMFNNANVIFRTKFVDGVSTVQRTMAAKQK, encoded by the exons ATGCACATCAAAGAGGTCTGCTTGGAGGGTTTCAAGTCCTATGCAACCCGGACCGTAGTCTCGGGTTTTGACCCCCTTTTCAACGCAATTACCGGGTTAAATGGATCCGGCAAGTCCAACATTCTTGACTCCATTTGCTTTGTTCTTGGCATTACTAATTTACAGCAAGTTCGCGCTTCCAATCTCCAGGAATTGGTCTACAAGCAAGGCCAAGCTGGCATTACAAAGGCTACTGTCTCCATTATTTTCGACAATTCCGATCGAAGTAGGAGTCCCCTTGGTTATGAGGATTGTACTGAGATTACTGTCACTCGTCAG ATTGTGGTTGGGGGCAGGAACAAGTATATTATTAATGGGCACCTTGCTCAGCCTAGCAGGGTTCAAAATCTCTTCCACTCCGTTCAACTCAATGTGAACAATCCACATTTTCTTATTATGCAAGGGCGTATCACAAAAGTTTTGAACATGAAGCCTCCTGAAATATTGTCTATGCTTGAAGAGGCTGCTGGGACTAGGATGTATGAGACAAAGAAAGAGGCTGCTCTGAAGACTCTCGAGAAAAAACAAAGCAAAGTTGATGAGATTGATAAGCTTCTTGATCATGAAATCTTACCCGCTCTTGAGAAACTGAGGAAGGAAAGAATGCAGTACAAGCAATGGGCTAATGGAAATGCTGAGTTAGATAAGCTTAAAAGGTTCTGCATTGCTTTCGAGTATGTGCATGCTGAGAGAATCAAGGATAGTGCAGTTCATGAAGTGGAGCAAGTAAAGGTTAAAATTATTGAGGTAGACACTGATGTACATAGAATGAAGTCTGAGTTGCAAGAAATGGATGTCAAAGTATCTGAGTTGACTGCTGCAAAAGAGGCAAGTATGGGTGGTGAAATTACAATTTTGCAACAAAAAGTAGATGCTTTGGCTCAGGATCTTGTGAAAGAGACATCAATTCTCAAAAATAAAGAGGATACTATCTCAACTGAAAGAAAGAATGCTGATAAG ATCACGAAAAACATTGAAGAACTGAAGCAGTCAGTGGAAGAAAGAGCTGCTGCTGTCAAAATGGCTGAAGATGGTGCAGCTGATCTTAGAAAAAGAGCTCAGGAACTCTCTAAGGATTTGGATGACTCTGAAAAAGAGTACCAG GGTGTGTTGGCTGGCAAAAGCAGTCAGAACGAAGAGAAGTGCATGGAGGATCAGTTAGTCGATGCAAAAGCAGCAGTAGGGAATGCTGAAATAGAGCTTAAGCAGCTCAAAACACAAATAAGCCATGATGAGAAAGAGCTGAAAGAGAAAAATGCTCAGTTCCTGTCAAAGCGTGATGAGGCTACTGCTGTAGAGAAGGAATTGACTACTAGGAAAAGAGAAGTTGAAAATGTTACAAAAGCGTTGGAGTCCCTTCCCTATAAAGAAGACCAAAATCAACTCATTGATTCTCTACATAAG GAGCGTGAGGCTGAATTGAACGAGGTGCAGAGACTGAAAGATAAAATAAGGGGACTTCATGCGCAGTTGGCAAACATTGAGTTCACGTACCGTGATCCTAGTAGGAATTTCGACAGGTCAAAAGTTAAAGGTGTAATTGCAAAACTCATCAAAATAAAAGATGGATCTACAATGACTGCTCTGGAG GTGGTAGCTGGTGGTAAGCTGTTCAACGTTGTTGTCGACACGGAAACTACTGGCAAACAACTTCTGCAAAATGGTGATCTTCGTAGAAGAGTCACCATTATTCCTCTAAATAAAATTCAAGCTCATGTTATACCACCTAATAAACAGCAAGCCGCAACCAATTTG GTTGGAAAGGAGAATGCCAAACTGGCACTGTCTTTAGTGgaatatgatgatgatttgaAG AGTGCCATGGAGTATGTTTTTGGATCAACCTTTGTGTGCAAGACTAGGGAAGCTGCAGTAAAG GTTGCCTTCAACAAAGAAGGCAATATCGACATCAGGGAGCCGTGTGTTACTCTTGAAGGTGATATATTTCAGCCAAGCGGCCTCCTGACTGGTGGTAGTCGCAG GGGTGGTGGTGAGTTGCTTGGTCGTCTGTGTGTTTTGGCAGAGACCGAGTCAGACCTTAATGCTCACCAGAATAGATTATCTAAAATAGAAGCCGAG ATTAATCAGTTGCTTCCCCTTCAAAAGAAGTTCACTGACCTGAACAACCAGCTCAAACTGAAGGAATATGAGCTTGAATTATTCAAAGGCCGCGCTGAACAAAATGAACATCACAAG CTTGGAGAATTGTTAAAGAAGATTGAGCAAAATCTTTCAGATGCAAAGTCTAGTctgaagaagaaagaagaagttTATCAGAATTGTGTTAAGAAGGTAACTTCTCTTGAGAAGTCGATTAAAGAATATGATAGCAGTAGGGAGGCCAGGCTcaaagaattagacaaaaggatCAAGGGTTTAAAGGCTCAAATGAAGTCAATATCAAAGGATCTCAAG GAGCATGAGAACCAGAGAGAAAAGCTTATAATGGAAGTGGAAGCCGTAACTGAAGAGCGCGCTTCCTTGGAAAGCCAACTTGATTCTCTTCAGACTCAAATCCAAAGTTGGGTGTCTGAAGTTGATGAGCAGAAAGCCAAG GTGGCCTCCATGAAGGAAAATCATGACCAAACTCGGTCTGATCTTAACTCAGCACGTTTAAAGATGAAAGAATGCGACTCACAAATCAGTCACATATTGAAGGAGCAGCAACAACTCCAAAGCAAAATTAGTGAAGCAAACCTAGAAAGGAAGAAGATGGAAAATGAG GTGAGAAGGATGGAGGAGGAACAAAAAGATTGCTCCTTGAAGGTTGACCGATTAATTGAGAAACATGCCTGGATAGCATCCGAGAAGCAGCTATTTGGAAAAAGTGGAAGTGACTATGACTTTTCATCTCGGGACCCACACAAAGCAAGGAATGAACTCGAGATACTACAGACTGAACAATCAAG CTTAGAAAAAAGAGTTAACAAAAAGGTGATGGCAATGTTTGAGAAGGCAGAAGATGAGTACAATGATCTATTATCCAAAAAGAAGATAGTTGAG AATGATAAGGCAAAGATCAAGAAGGTTATTGACGAGCTtgatgaaaagaagaaagaaacatTAAAGATCACATGGGTGAAAGTGAACTC CGACTTTGGGTCCATCTTTTCCACATTATTGCCAGGAACAACAGCAAAGTTGGAACCTCCAGAGGGTGGCACCTTTTTAGACGGGCTTGAGGTTCGTGTTGCATTTGGAGGAGTTTGGAAGCAGTCATTGTCAGAACTTAGTGGAGGCCAACGATCTTTGCTTGCTTTGTCTTTGATATTAGCACTGCTTCTCTTCAAGCCTGCTCCACTTTACATACTTGATGAG GTTGATGCAGCTCTTGATTTGAGCCACACTCAAAATATTGGAAGGATGATCAAAACTCACTTCCCACAGTCACAG TTCATTGTGGTTTCTCTCAAAGAAGGGATGTTCAACAACGCAAATGTCATATTCCGGACCAAGTTTGTCGATGGAGTTTCCACTGTTCAAAGAACTATGGCTGCCAAACAGAAGTGA
- the LOC141647032 gene encoding uncharacterized protein LOC141647032, whose amino-acid sequence METCLHLARGCGWVDGLWEGLGLEIRSHLGFERVREWVEAVLMELDGSKAKKFILGILAVWEVRNGVVFEGREVHVRRVVARVTDLLKEMEESEVADIETREKRGEGLGCMRDDKEGGWKKPSRGIVKINVDAGVKERGGTGIGVVCRNEVGAIMWGWAERWRGEFDIRVAEAEAMLVGLQMARRKMVRDVCMEGDCKELIEALQHRHTGRSEFHAVIEEILSLCHHFNSISWSFRSRKSNTVAHELAHFCKIGGSLLFDDSTIPSRIVDIAAADLYESY is encoded by the coding sequence ATGGAGACTTGTCTACACCTTGCACGGGGTTGTGGGTGGGTGGATGGGTTGTGGGAAGGGTTGGGGCTGGAGATAAGGTCGCACTTGGGGTTTGAgagggtgagggagtgggtggaaGCGGTACTAATGGAGCTAGATGGCAGTAAGGCAAAGAAGTTCATACTCGGTATTTTGGCAGTGTGGGAGGTGCGAAATGGGGTGGTGTTTGAGGGGCGGGAGGTGCACGTTAGAAGGGTGGTGGCGAGGGTGACTGATTTGTTGAAGGAGATGGAAGAAAGCGAAGTGGCTGATATCGAAACAAGGGAAAAGCGAGGCGAGGGGTTGGGATGCATGAGGGACGATAAGGAGGGTGGATGGAAAAAACCGAGTCGAGGGATAGTGAAGATTAATGTTGATGCCGGTGTGAAGGAGAGGGGAGGGACGGGTATTGGTGTTGTCTGCCGTAATGAGGTGGGGGCTATTATGTGGGGCTGGGCTGAAAGATGGAGGGGCGAGTTCGATATTCGAGTGGCGGAAGCAGAGGCTATGCTTGTTGGCTTACAAATGGCGAGAAGGAAGATGGTGCGAGATGTGTGTATGGAGGGGGATTGTAAAGAACTCATTGAAGCTCTTCAACATCGTCATACAGGGCGGAGCGAGTTTCATGCAGTTATCGAAGAGATTTTGTCTTTATGTCATCATTTTAATTCTATTAGTTGGTCTTTTAGGAGTAGGAAATCTAATACTGTTGCTCATGAACTAGCGCATTTTTGTAAGATTGGGGGCAGTTTGCTTTTCGATGATTCGACTATTCCGAgtcgtattgttgatattgcCGCTGCTGATTTATATGAAAGCTACTAA
- the LOC141605661 gene encoding uncharacterized protein LOC141605661: MRKSNDTHSGFWGTVARKAKAILDDDDPSEHVEVPRATRHYGNNVGLGQQDFTQFQPSGSHKKPDKAGLRKGFGVIASSISYLGNALEEGINKVENRTTDIIQEARGLRINVKKKAAPDLNRPPVDVGHARGPSGIQAPSVAQTDMDIQLQASRDVAMAMAAKTKLLLRELKTVKSDLAFAKERCAQLEEENRILREGMEKGDNVEDDELVRLQLETLLAEKGRLNQENADYARENRFLREVVEYHQLKMQDVVYLNERNEEITEVYPAKVPELVNKA; this comes from the exons ATGAGGAAATCAAACGATACACACAGTGGATTCTGGGGAACAGTGGCTAGGAAAGCTAAAGCCAtccttgatgatgatgatccctCTGAACATGTTGAGGTCCCTAGAGCAACTCGCCATTATGGAAATAATGTTGGTCTTGGACAGCAG GATTTTACGCAATTTCAACCGTCTGGGAGCCACAAGAAACCAGACAAAGCAGGGCTGCGAAAGGGATTTGGTGTTATTGCTTCCTCGATCAGTTACCTTGGCAATGCCTTAGAG GAAGGAataaataaagtggagaatcgcACTACAGACATTATACAAGAAGCTCGGGGTCTGAGGATAAATGTCAAGAAAAAAGCTGCTCCTGATTTGAATAGGCCGCCAGTTGATGTTGGACACGCAAGGGGGCCGTCTGGAATCCAAGCGCCCTCAGTTGCTCAAACGGATATGGACATCCAATTGCAGGCATCTCGAGAC GTTGCTATGGCTATGGCCGCCAAGACAAAACTGCTTTTAAGAGAGCTTAAGACTGTCAAATCTGATCTTGCTTTTGCCAAGGAGCGCTGTGCTCAGCTTGAGGAAGAAAACAGAATTCTACGTGAGGGCATGGAAAAAGGGGACAACGTCGAAGATGATGAACTG GTACGTCTTCAACTGGAAACGCTGTTGGCAGAGAAAGGTCGATTAAATCAGGAGAACGCCGATTATGCCCGGGAGAATCGCTTCTTACGGGAGGTTGTCGAATATCATCAGCttaagatgcaagatgttgtttACCTAAACGAGAGGAATGAAGAAATAACAGAGGTTTATCCTGCCAAGGTACCTGAGTTAGTAAATAAAGCATGA
- the LOC141605682 gene encoding glycine cleavage system H protein 2, mitochondrial-like has protein sequence MALRVFASTAASRLGISLLPRTFATVVGDLMYSDSHEWVKVEGNSATVGITDHAQGHLGDVVYVELPEEGASVAQGYVFGAIESVKASSDINSPISGKVVEVNKELEKSPALINGEPYGQGWMMKVEITDSDEFENLMDSEKYSKFCEEEDAANH, from the exons ATGGCGCTTCGAGTGTTTGCTTCAACAGCCGCCTCTAGGCTCGGAATCTCACTTTTGCCTCGTACTTTTGCTACTG TTGTTGGTGATTTGATGTACTCTGATTCTCATGAATGGGTCAAAGTCGAGGGCAACTCAGCTACTGTAGGCATAACAGATCACGCTCAAGGTCATCTAGGTGATGTAGTGTATGTTGAATTACCCGAGGAAGGGGCTTCTGTTGCCCAGGGGTACGTATTCGGTGCAATTGAGAGTGTCAAGGCTTCTAGTGATATTAATTCTCCTATTTCCGGTAAGGTAGTGGAAGTTAACAAGGAACTCGAGAAATCTCCGGCATTGATCAATGGTGAACCTTACGGTCAAGGATGGATGATGAAAGTCGAAATAACAGATTCTGATGAATTTGAAAACTTGATGGATTCTGAGAAATACAGCAAGTTTTGTGAGGAAGAAGATGCTGCAAATCACTGA
- the LOC141605671 gene encoding peroxisomal membrane protein 11-4, translating into MSNDTLDKLVIFLAKRDGIDKLVKTYQYVSKLVHWHIEATQPDLAHRAKQWEVASGLSRKAFRSGRFLTGLNTIRRSPGPTRGFRTLAVLGNAGEMVYFFFDHFLWLSRVGVLDAKLAKKMSFISAFGESVGYIFFIISDFIVMRDALRKERMLVKSLACGESKEEDVRASVAKIRADRVMRLMAVAANVADLIIAVAEIEPNPFCCHPLTLGISGLVSAWAGWYRNWPS; encoded by the coding sequence ATGAGCAATGACACCCTTGACAAGCTAGTCATCTTCCTCGCCAAGAGGGATGGCATCGACAAGCTTGTCAAGACCTACCAATACGTCTCCAAGCTAGTCCATTGGCATATTGAGGCAACCCAACCCGATTTAGCTCACCGTGCTAAGCAGTGGGAGGTGGCATCTGGCCTAAGCCGAAAGGCCTTTCGCAGTGGTCGGTTTTTAACAGGACTCAACACCATTCGGAGAAGCCCTGGCCCTACTCGAGGGTTTCGGACACTAGCTGTCCTTGGAAATGCAGGGGAAATGGTTTACTTTTTCTTTGACCACTTTTTGTGGTTATCAAGAGTTGGAGTTTTGGATGCAAAGCTGGCTAAGAAGATGAGCTTCATTTCGGCTTTTGGCGAGTCTGTTGGTTACATCTTTTTTATAATATCAGACTTCATCGTCATGCGCGATGCGCTCAGAAAGGAAAGAATGCTGGTCAAGTCCTTGGCTTGTGGAGAGAGCAAAGAAGAGGATGTCAGGGCAAGTGTGGCGAAGATAAGGGCAGATAGAGTGATGAGGCTAATGGCCGTCGCAGCAAATGTGGCTGATTTAATTATTGCGGTGGCAGAAATCGAGCCCAACCCCTTTTGCTGCCATCCTCTGACTCTGGGGATTAGTGGGCTGGTTTCTGCATGGGCTGGTTGGTACAGGAATTGGCCTTCTTAG